The Candidatus Methylomirabilis tolerans region GTCGCGCCAGTCCTGGATCGAATCAACGATGGTAGAAAGCAGCTTGTCATCCGTGACGCCCGAGTTGGAGAACAGCCGGCGAAGCATCGCGTCGTATTGCGGGCTGATCTGCCCGTTCAGGGGGATCTTGCTCTCCTCATCTCTAACCGCCACCCAGTAATGCCCACCGCCCAACGCCACATTCTCATAGGCGGCCGGGTTGACACGCCAGTGCTCGTCTAAGGCGTCGTAACTCTTCGAGTCTGGCGGGACATCTCGATCGGCATTGATGATCTCCGCAGCCGCCCGGTAGGCACCGGCCTCCGCCAGGTAGTAGGCTTCTGCCTGCTGCCTGAAGTTGCCGGCCGCGGCTAGTTCCGTGCGCATCGAAAAGGTAAAGGCCGTAAACACGACACTCAGAAATGTCAGGATCCAAAGCACGACTACAAGCGCCAATCCACGCTGGTTAGAAACGGGTGTGGGGTGTGGGGTGTGGGGTGTCGAATTCCACACCTTGAACGTTGAACCTTGAACATTGAACCTTGAACGTTGAACCTTGAACGTTGTGTTCACAACGTTCGCCCTACTTGTACCGGAAAGACCAGCGGCGGCAGGATCAATTCACGAACCCCCTGCGATCTCGTCTGTCTAATCGTGAGGGTAAGCTCGACGGCCAGCGGCATACGATCAGAGCCCTTCAGGACGCGCTGCCCAGGGGAAGGGATCGATCCCTGCATTGCGGGCTGAACCGTCCCATCCTGGGAAGGGTCCCAAAAATCGCGCCAAATGGGGGGGAGGTTTTCCTCCAGTCTGCCCTCCGGCACCAGGTACCGAAAGCGCGCCTGCAACACCCGCTCATCGAGCGGCTTGACCGACTCCTCGAGCGAGGCGGATGTCTGAGCAGCAAGGGGATAGCTTCCTGTGGCCACCAGTCCCCGATCAGGCTCGACGGCATAGGCCACGATCCTGATCATGTGGCTGAATGGTTCAGCCCCGTAGCTCTGCGGGAGCGTCGCAAACTCGAGAGAGTCGGACTTGCCATGAAAAGCGATGGCATCCTTGTCCTGCGCTTTCACACGCAAAGGATATATCATCGTCAGGTCTCGGGCGAGGGTATCGATAAGGGTGCGATTGCGCTGACTCTCTTCCGCCCGCGCCTCCCCGCTCTCCCACGACTTGGCTCCAACCTGGATCGCACCCAGCACGGCGACAAAGATAAGCGACAGGATTGTCAGCGAGATCAGGACCTCGATCAAGGTAAAGCCCCCCTCGTAGCGGCCTAACGGGGGTCGGGGGTCCGGAGTCGGGGGTCGGGTTCGAACTCGGAACGTTGAACGTTGAGACATTACTGCCTCTACCTGCCGGAGGGCGAAGCGGCATAGGTCTGACCCAACTTCTTCTCGTCCACCACCATCCTCAGGGTCTGAAGGTCCACAGATTTCTCTCCACGACGGCCAAGCCAACTGACGCGGACCCGCACACTATAGAGCCGACCGGGGAGTTCTTCCTCCTGCGCGAGCGGCTGGACCTCAGAGGTCCAACGAAATCCCCCGTCGAACTCCCCTGTGTCTGCCGAGCCCGCGAGGTTCCGCGTCACGGCGACCTCAGCCATTTTCTGGCGAGCCAGCAGGACCGCCTGAGTGTAGTCCTCGGACGCCTTCGCCGAGCGAACCCCAGTGGCTAACAGCTCCATGGCCAAGGCGAACCCGATGCCCAGAATGGCCAAGGCAACAATGACCTCGAGCAACGTGAAACCGCGCTCTGACCTCGCACTTCGCATCTCGCACGCCACATCTCCCCGTGCTCTCCTTTTATAGGAGGGGGGTGGGGGGATTTCGTGCTTCGCGCTATGTTCACGCATTCTCTGCGGTGCTGATGCGAATCCGCCCAACCGATGGATCCACAACAATCCGATATGCTCGCCCCTTCTCATCGGACAGATCGATTGCGCCGCCCGTCGAGCTCCCCTGCGGGAAGAAGGCAATACCGCCACGCTCATCTGACCGAAGGGGACCGGTGGCGAGGAGAACAGACTTCAGGCTTACACCAGGCGGGAGGGAACGGACCCGAGCTTGCCGCATCAGAGCCCGCTGTTCCGGGTCTTCGACCGTAGCCACCTGGTCGATACCGCTCAGACGCCCGACAATCCAGTCGGGTCCCCTCAACCAGTAGCGATTGGTCTGCCGGTCAAGCACCACCTCCAATACATCCTGGTTGGCGATCGCCTGCGTTCTGGCAAATCGGCAGAGGGCGGCGATATCTCTTGCCGAGGCTTTGAGCTGAGCCTGTCCGAATGAACGGCTGAAAGCTGGTGCGACCAACACTGTCACCAGCGTGAGGATGAACAATACGACGGTGAGTTCGAGGAGCGTAAATCCACTCGCACCCCGCACCGTTCTATTGTTCAACCCGCTCTCCTGCCCGCTTGATGCCTGCCCAGCTCACGATATCCTGATTCTCCCCGTCGCCACCCGCTGTGCCATCACCGCCATAGGAGATGATATCGTAATCGCCATGCTCCCCTGGAGACTTATAGACATAGGGGTGTACCCAGGGATCTAACGGGATCTCCTGCTTCTTAAGATAGGGCCCATCCCAGTTCTCAACCGCCCCAGGATTGACCAGGAGCGCCTTCAACCCTTCCTCACTGTTTGGGTAGCGGCCAATGTCCAGCCGAAAGTTGTCCAAGGCGGCGCCTAACAGCTCAATTTGGGCTTGGGCTGCCGCTTGCTTGCCCTTCCCCACCCTGCCGAACAGCTTCGGCCCGACAAGGGCAGCCAGCAACCCAATGATGATGATGACGACCAGTAACTCGATGAGGGTGAAGCCAGCCTGATTACGGTGCGAGGTCCTGACCTTCGCTTTTTGCCATGCCTGGATACCTTCAACTTGCTGAATTCTCACGCTCGGCTCCTTTTATTGATCCCACAATCCATCTGTGCTTCACTTTCACACCCCGCACCGTACTTAGAGCGGAAGCTCATTGATGCTAAATATCGCCAGCAGCATCGACAGCACGATGAAGCCGACAATGAGGCCGAGGGACAGGATCAGGACCGGCTCCAGCAACGAGGTTAAGCGCTTGACCGTCCGCCGCACCCGGTCATCGTAGGTGTCGGCTACCCTGATCAGCATCTCCTCCAGCTTTCCGGTCTCTTCTCCCACCCTGGCCATATGGATGGAAAAGGAGGGAAAGGCGCCGGCGGCCCGCAGCGGGCCACTGATTCCTTCGCCCCGCTTTACCCCCTCTTGTAACCTGGACATGGCGCCGGCAATCACCCGATTGGTGACCGTCTCCTTGACGATGGAAACAGCGTTCAGGACAGGAACCCCGCTTTGAAGAAGTGTCCCAAACGTCCGGGCAAAACGGGAGACCTCGATCTCCTGAATCAGGCCACCCAGCAGCGGTAGCGCCAACTTCCACTGGTCCCACTGCATCTTCCCCTGCTCAGTCTGCAGATAGGCCCGAAGACCAATCCAGCCAAGGACGATCAGTCCTACAAACACCCACCAGTAACCGGTCGTAAACGCACTGATCGCCAACAGTATCCTGGTCGGCAGCGGCATGAGCTGCTTAGTATCGGCAAAGATCTGGGCAAACCGTGGAATCACGAAGTTCATCATGACCACCACAGCACCGCCACCCACGAGGAGCAGCAGAATCGGATAGATAAGGGCCGACGTCACCTCGTCACGGACCGCTTTGGACCGCTCCATGAACCCTGCCAGACGGGATAGGATTACCTCAAGCACACCGCTCGCCTCCCCCGCCTTGACCATATTGACGTACAACCGGGAGAAGAGTCGGGGATGTTTGGCCAAACTGTCGGCAAATGAGCTACCCGACTGGATGTCGGCCAGGGTGCCACGGAGAATCGACCGGAACCGTTGATTGTCGGTCAGGTCCAGCAGGATCGCCAAGCTCCGATCCAGTTCCATCCCGGCCTCGAGCAATGTGGCGAGCTGTTGTGTGAAAGCCAGGATATCTTGGGTGGATGGTCCCCTGGAAAGCTGGATCTGAAATCGGATCTGACCGGGTCGAGCCGCCACTGCGCCACCGGCCTGCCCAATCCTGATCGGGTAGTAGCCATTGGCCTGAAGCCACGCCACAACCGCCCGTTCATCGGCAGCCTCCATACTCCCCTGGATGATCTTGGCGGTACGATCAGTGGCGGTATATTGAAATGTCCCCATAGGCAAGCTTTACTCCTATTGACACCGAATTGCACCCATAGGTTTAGGACTATAGCAACTACCGATACACTGTCAATAGAATTTAGGCCCTGCAAGTTGCTTGAACCGGCCTCAAAAATACGGCAGAAAGGGGGTCCCCTTTCTGCCGTATTGACACAGGTCGCACGATATCTCGCATCGAGAAATGGCCCTGCTTACGCCTCCTCTTTGGTGACCCGGAGCAGGTCCTCCAGGGTCGTGATCCCCAACTCGACGTTCCGCCAACCATCCTCCCAGAGCGTCTTCATGCCAAGTTGGAGCGCCTTCTGCCGAATCATGTTAGAGTCGGCCTTCTCCAGAATCAACCGTTGAATCTCTTCGTTGATCACTAAGAACTCATAGATACCGCTGCGGCCATGGTATCCGGTAAAGTTACACGCGGCGCACCCCTTGCCTCGAAACACCTGCAGCGCTCCATCGACCTCGGTCTTCACCCCCATTCTCCGGACCGCAGCCGCATCCAAACGGTACGTCTCCTTGCACTCTGGGCAGATGACGCGAACCAGGCGTTGAGCCAGGACCGCTACCAGGACGCTGGAAACCAGGTAGTTTTCGATGCCCATGTCCAGGAGCCGAGTGATGGCACCAGGCGCGTCATTGGTATGCAGGGTGCTGAACACCAGATGCCCGGTCAGCGCCGAGTGGATGGCGATGTCCGCCGTCTCCGCATCGCGGATCTCTCCGACCATGATGACATCCGGATCCTGACGGACGATGGAGCGCAGACCGCTGGCGAAGGTCAGGCCGATCTTCGCCTTGACATGTATCTGATTGACTCCTTGGAGCTGGTACTCCACCGGGTCTTCGATGGTAATGATCTTCTTGTCGGCCGAGTTGATCTCGCTCAGCGCCGTGTAGAGGGTAGTCGTTTTGCCGCTCCCTGTGGGGCCAGTCACCAGGATCATTCCATGCGGCTTTCTGATAAGTCGCTGGAATTGCAAGCGAACATCTTCAGGCATGCCCATGTCCCCAAGGCTCAGGAGGAGGCTGCTGCGATCCAGAATGCGCATGACTACACTCTCACCGTGCAGCGTGGGAATCGTGGAGACCCGGAGGTCCAGGTCTTTACCCAGGATCTGGAGCCTGATTCGGCCGTCCTGTGGAAGCCGTCGCTCGGCGATGTTCATCTTGGCCATGATCTTGACACGGGAGATTACCGCCCGCTGTAGCCGCTTGGGAGGAGACTCTTGGTCCAGGAGTACTCCATCCACCCGATAGCGGATTCGAAACGTATCCTCAAACGGCTCGATATGGATATCGCTGGCTCTGGCCTCTATCGCCCGGGTAATAAGCAGGTTAACAAGCTGAATGACCGGGGCCTCGGAGGCCAGGTCGCGGAGGTGATCGACGTCTTCGCGATCCTCGCCGGATCCTCCGCCCTCGTCCTCACCATACCCCTTGACGATCTTCTCAAGCGTTGTCTGACCATCGCCATAATGCTGATCGATTGCCTCAAGGATCTCCCGCTCGTTGGCAATGCAGACGGTGACAGCAAGGCCGGTACTCAGTCGAAGGTCGTCCAGCGTATACGGGTCGGTCAGGTCGCTCATGGCGACGGCCAA contains the following coding sequences:
- a CDS encoding general secretion pathway protein GspK — translated: MALVVVLWILTFLSVVFTAFTFSMRTELAAAGNFRQQAEAYYLAEAGAYRAAAEIINADRDVPPDSKSYDALDEHWRVNPAAYENVALGGGHYWVAVRDEESKIPLNGQISPQYDAMLRRLFSNSGVTDDKLLSTIVDSIQDWRD
- a CDS encoding type II secretion system protein GspJ, which codes for MIEVLISLTILSLIFVAVLGAIQVGAKSWESGEARAEESQRNRTLIDTLARDLTMIYPLRVKAQDKDAIAFHGKSDSLEFATLPQSYGAEPFSHMIRIVAYAVEPDRGLVATGSYPLAAQTSASLEESVKPLDERVLQARFRYLVPEGRLEENLPPIWRDFWDPSQDGTVQPAMQGSIPSPGQRVLKGSDRMPLAVELTLTIRQTRSQGVRELILPPLVFPVQVGRTL
- a CDS encoding type II secretion system GspH family protein, which produces MRSARSERGFTLLEVIVALAILGIGFALAMELLATGVRSAKASEDYTQAVLLARQKMAEVAVTRNLAGSADTGEFDGGFRWTSEVQPLAQEEELPGRLYSVRVRVSWLGRRGEKSVDLQTLRMVVDEKKLGQTYAASPSGR
- a CDS encoding GspH/FimT family pseudopilin; amino-acid sequence: MNNRTVRGASGFTLLELTVVLFILTLVTVLVAPAFSRSFGQAQLKASARDIAALCRFARTQAIANQDVLEVVLDRQTNRYWLRGPDWIVGRLSGIDQVATVEDPEQRALMRQARVRSLPPGVSLKSVLLATGPLRSDERGGIAFFPQGSSTGGAIDLSDEKGRAYRIVVDPSVGRIRISTAENA
- the gspG gene encoding type II secretion system major pseudopilin GspG, producing MRIQQVEGIQAWQKAKVRTSHRNQAGFTLIELLVVIIIIGLLAALVGPKLFGRVGKGKQAAAQAQIELLGAALDNFRLDIGRYPNSEEGLKALLVNPGAVENWDGPYLKKQEIPLDPWVHPYVYKSPGEHGDYDIISYGGDGTAGGDGENQDIVSWAGIKRAGERVEQ
- a CDS encoding type II secretion system F family protein, giving the protein MGTFQYTATDRTAKIIQGSMEAADERAVVAWLQANGYYPIRIGQAGGAVAARPGQIRFQIQLSRGPSTQDILAFTQQLATLLEAGMELDRSLAILLDLTDNQRFRSILRGTLADIQSGSSFADSLAKHPRLFSRLYVNMVKAGEASGVLEVILSRLAGFMERSKAVRDEVTSALIYPILLLLVGGGAVVVMMNFVIPRFAQIFADTKQLMPLPTRILLAISAFTTGYWWVFVGLIVLGWIGLRAYLQTEQGKMQWDQWKLALPLLGGLIQEIEVSRFARTFGTLLQSGVPVLNAVSIVKETVTNRVIAGAMSRLQEGVKRGEGISGPLRAAGAFPSFSIHMARVGEETGKLEEMLIRVADTYDDRVRRTVKRLTSLLEPVLILSLGLIVGFIVLSMLLAIFSINELPL
- the gspE gene encoding type II secretion system ATPase GspE, which encodes MDHTMGSGQWSGVREPLGEILIREGSLTRDQLQRGLAHQRELGKRLGETIVELGYLSEEDIAKALAKQFSLSYLSLASLSITSVPIRERLSPKYLREHKVFPIETKDGVLAVAMSDLTDPYTLDDLRLSTGLAVTVCIANEREILEAIDQHYGDGQTTLEKIVKGYGEDEGGGSGEDREDVDHLRDLASEAPVIQLVNLLITRAIEARASDIHIEPFEDTFRIRYRVDGVLLDQESPPKRLQRAVISRVKIMAKMNIAERRLPQDGRIRLQILGKDLDLRVSTIPTLHGESVVMRILDRSSLLLSLGDMGMPEDVRLQFQRLIRKPHGMILVTGPTGSGKTTTLYTALSEINSADKKIITIEDPVEYQLQGVNQIHVKAKIGLTFASGLRSIVRQDPDVIMVGEIRDAETADIAIHSALTGHLVFSTLHTNDAPGAITRLLDMGIENYLVSSVLVAVLAQRLVRVICPECKETYRLDAAAVRRMGVKTEVDGALQVFRGKGCAACNFTGYHGRSGIYEFLVINEEIQRLILEKADSNMIRQKALQLGMKTLWEDGWRNVELGITTLEDLLRVTKEEA